A region of Deinococcus rubellus DNA encodes the following proteins:
- a CDS encoding cupin domain-containing protein, with product MRGAFTRLCAVVCIGGLLLGASQAQTPAAPDPGFRVVYNNVFTPPPLPATVQVDQSYLEFSPGVCSGFHVHGGPGIETVLSGEIVVQTQATATTPATSKTYKAGEAYIYPAGDVHNFCNMTTLPATYVSAFLLLDGAELVTPVK from the coding sequence GCGCCGTCGTCTGCATTGGGGGTCTGCTGCTGGGAGCGTCACAGGCCCAGACTCCAGCCGCACCGGATCCTGGGTTCCGGGTTGTCTACAATAACGTCTTCACGCCTCCGCCACTTCCGGCCACGGTGCAGGTCGACCAATCCTATCTCGAGTTTTCGCCAGGGGTTTGCTCCGGCTTTCATGTCCACGGCGGGCCGGGCATCGAGACCGTGCTGAGTGGAGAAATCGTCGTGCAAACGCAGGCCACAGCCACCACTCCGGCCACCAGCAAGACGTACAAGGCGGGTGAGGCCTACATCTACCCGGCAGGGGACGTCCACAACTTTTGCAACATGACCACGCTGCCTGCGACTTACGTGTCGGCGTTTCTGCTGCTCGACGGAGCTGAGTTGGTCACTCCGGTCAAATGA
- a CDS encoding class I SAM-dependent methyltransferase gives MTSEPRPRTAAVNAPLWGSRARDWADLQEGQCRPVYLAAYERLGLSAGCDHLDVGCGAGMAAQLAAERGASVRGLDASPNMLAIAQERVPTAEFLEGDLEVLPYADDRFDLVTGFNSFQYAGNPGIALGEAKRVTRPGGQVLIMTWGEPEEMEAASVVRTFGPLLPPPPPGAPGPFALSDEVALRAFATGAGLEPLEVFDVPLLWHYANLSTALRAQLSAGVAVRAINHSGEEAVQTAISRAMEPYRQPDGSYTIGASFRCLTARA, from the coding sequence ATGACCAGTGAACCGAGACCTCGCACCGCCGCCGTCAACGCCCCGCTCTGGGGCAGCCGGGCACGGGACTGGGCCGACCTTCAGGAAGGCCAGTGCCGACCCGTGTATCTGGCCGCCTACGAGCGCCTCGGCTTGTCAGCAGGGTGCGACCACCTTGACGTGGGATGCGGTGCCGGGATGGCCGCGCAGCTCGCCGCCGAACGGGGCGCGTCGGTTCGGGGTCTCGACGCCTCACCCAACATGCTGGCGATTGCTCAGGAACGGGTGCCGACCGCCGAATTCCTGGAGGGCGACCTTGAAGTCCTGCCCTACGCGGATGACCGTTTCGATCTGGTGACCGGATTCAACTCGTTCCAGTACGCCGGAAACCCAGGCATCGCGCTGGGCGAGGCGAAGCGGGTCACCAGACCGGGCGGCCAGGTGCTGATCATGACCTGGGGCGAGCCGGAAGAGATGGAGGCAGCCTCAGTGGTCAGGACGTTCGGGCCGCTGCTGCCGCCCCCGCCCCCCGGTGCACCCGGCCCGTTTGCCCTCTCGGACGAGGTGGCCCTGCGGGCATTTGCGACTGGCGCAGGTCTGGAACCGCTGGAGGTCTTCGACGTACCTTTGCTGTGGCACTACGCCAACCTCTCCACGGCCCTGCGCGCGCAACTTTCGGCCGGGGTCGCGGTGCGGGCCATCAACCACTCCGGTGAGGAAGCAGTCCAGACAGCCATCAGCCGGGCGATGGAGCCGTATCGCCAGCCAGACGGCAGCTACACCATCGGGGCCAGCTTCCGCTGTCTGACGGCGCGGGCCTGA
- the tnpA gene encoding IS200/IS605 family transposase, giving the protein MHMAQERSTRHAHFNLNYHLVFTPKYRRRSFFGPSRDRLMEIFTATCAERDWLIWGMEVMPDHVHVFVSCPPKWAPSDIAKILKGVSARLLLQEFPELKRRGHLWTNAYYVGSAGNISAEVIQRYIEGQRKGQVEDDGV; this is encoded by the coding sequence GTGCATATGGCCCAAGAGCGTTCAACACGACATGCACACTTCAATTTGAACTACCATCTGGTGTTCACGCCGAAGTACCGCCGTCGTTCGTTCTTCGGCCCGTCCCGTGACCGCCTGATGGAGATTTTCACGGCTACCTGCGCTGAACGGGATTGGCTCATCTGGGGCATGGAGGTCATGCCGGACCACGTGCATGTGTTCGTGTCCTGCCCGCCGAAATGGGCACCGTCCGACATCGCCAAGATTCTGAAGGGCGTCTCAGCTCGGCTTCTCCTTCAGGAGTTCCCCGAGCTGAAGCGGCGCGGCCACCTGTGGACGAATGCCTACTACGTCGGGTCGGCGGGCAACATCTCCGCCGAGGTGATTCAGCGGTACATCGAAGGGCAGCGCAAAGGGCAGGTGGAAGACGATGGGGTTTAA
- a CDS encoding RNA-guided endonuclease InsQ/TnpB family protein, which produces MKYRLFPNVTQEKALDTTLYLCRQLYNAALEERRGAYKKSGVSVRYYEQKRALTEIKADLPEYKGIHSQVLQDVIERLDKSFKGFFRRVKAKQTAGYPRFKGRNHYDSFTYPQAGKTGAMPLEDSGKVDLSKIGNVRCTFHRPLEGQVKTATVKREGDKWFIVFACEVEAAPLPATGDVIGIDLGTNPNFLITSDGEFVPAPRHFKKSERKIGLLQRAASKRKRGSRRHKALKRQVAAEHRRVANRRRDFHHKTARTLVNRHDTVFHEDLNIIGLARSRTAKGVLDAGWASFINILSLKAANAGRRVLGVDPKYTSQDCHQCGHRQKIKIGHAYLCANCGLDMHRDVHAALNILNRGRDAAFCESVQSPALADQRSLAL; this is translated from the coding sequence ATGAAATATAGGCTTTTCCCGAACGTCACGCAGGAGAAGGCGTTGGATACCACGCTGTACCTGTGCCGCCAGTTGTACAACGCGGCCCTTGAGGAACGCAGGGGAGCCTACAAGAAAAGCGGCGTCTCGGTCCGCTACTACGAACAGAAACGCGCCCTGACTGAAATCAAGGCCGACCTGCCGGAGTACAAGGGAATCCACTCCCAGGTGTTGCAGGACGTCATAGAGCGGCTGGACAAATCCTTCAAGGGATTCTTTCGGCGGGTCAAGGCAAAACAGACTGCCGGGTATCCGAGGTTCAAAGGGCGCAACCACTACGACTCCTTTACTTACCCGCAAGCGGGTAAGACGGGGGCGATGCCCCTGGAAGATTCTGGGAAGGTCGACCTCTCCAAGATTGGGAACGTGCGCTGCACGTTCCACCGTCCGCTTGAAGGGCAGGTCAAGACGGCCACCGTCAAGCGGGAGGGTGACAAGTGGTTCATCGTGTTTGCCTGCGAGGTCGAAGCTGCACCCCTCCCCGCGACGGGTGACGTGATTGGGATTGACCTCGGCACGAATCCAAACTTCCTCATCACGTCGGACGGCGAGTTCGTTCCGGCTCCCCGTCACTTCAAGAAGTCGGAGCGCAAAATTGGCCTGCTTCAGCGGGCCGCCAGCAAGAGGAAGCGGGGCAGCCGCCGCCACAAGGCGCTGAAGCGTCAGGTCGCTGCTGAGCATCGCCGGGTCGCCAATCGTCGCCGGGACTTCCACCACAAGACGGCCCGCACTCTGGTGAATCGCCACGACACCGTGTTTCACGAAGACCTCAACATCATCGGGCTGGCCCGTTCCCGTACCGCCAAAGGTGTACTGGACGCGGGTTGGGCCAGCTTCATCAACATCCTCTCCCTCAAAGCTGCGAACGCTGGTCGGAGAGTTCTCGGGGTTGACCCGAAATATACGAGTCAGGACTGTCACCAGTGTGGGCATCGCCAGAAAATTAAAATCGGCCATGCCTACCTGTGTGCCAACTGCGGACTGGACATGCACCGCGATGTCCATGCCGCTTTGAATATCCTGAATCGGGGCAGGGATGCTGCCTTCTGCGAGAGCGTGCAATCTCCGGCGCTTGCTGACCAGAGAAGCCTCGCCCTTTAG
- a CDS encoding DUF4242 domain-containing protein, with amino-acid sequence MLESMQRDGENVQWAESYVTDDAVHCIYIVPVGRQQPTTNDVSKFNRPCPAQLTRWGAVAARCWRRATLQAYIR; translated from the coding sequence GTGTTGGAGAGCATGCAGCGAGATGGCGAGAACGTGCAGTGGGCCGAAAGTTATGTGACGGATGATGCAGTCCACTGCATCTACATTGTTCCAGTTGGGCGTCAGCAGCCCACCACGAACGACGTATCCAAGTTCAATCGTCCCTGCCCGGCTCAGTTGACGCGGTGGGGAGCCGTGGCTGCTCGGTGCTGGCGGCGGGCGACTTTGCAGGCGTACATCCGCTGA
- a CDS encoding tetratricopeptide repeat protein has translation MQPPFDAFAQPPNSPTVDALIHAASALLPINPKRALDMAQEALALACDLAYQAGQAQAHLLCGQTLHRMAELQEAEGHLNRAVTLFTDLGDTAKQAQALLASGMVLRELGEPGQAGEALTRALSLSERMKDRSMHASVLNQQAALSQTSGNAKLALEQLGGALEIRRQLADNLGAAQCLNNIGQVHLSRHELPTALQTLTEAYELLKTVDDPSTSAHCLVNIGFVYEEMGDHQLSYDYHARALELARGHGNHTLELYCLNNLAEAVSSLKRHQEAWELFTQALSMSERIGMRYLSGCAHHGLGRAATALERPGDAVTHHQQALDIAAELGEAQSEIDALLGLGEAYLALEQPIRAQEALGRALPLAIDAVAHKQVARIRALLAHSAQAAGDFTGALDHLWALRELEQYLFNDERERHTRQLTVQFDVERAHHETAVSNLKTGIAQQAYQAAELKVSEQTRRLAQTQVEVAIRLANAAEYRDDVTGEHTLRVGHVSALLAQQLNFPAEDVALLRVAARLHDVGKIGISDLILQKPAKLTEEEFETMKRHTTIGGQILAGGVSPLLQMAEQIALGHHEQWSGRGYPQGLSGEAIAPVARIVAVADVYDALLNPRPYKCAWELGEVLGEIRQQRGRHFQPEIVDALLALHASGELPLRTLRHDDTPLQDILIKRSAVETQPGQAPLPRSRDGAGHLLELEHKYQQACQTIDTLKVAAFTDALTGLANRRAFEDELQTEILHAVRHQHPLSVVSMDVDGLKGVNDLEGHDRGDTLLRQVALALRTHIGSVGRLYRIGGDEFAVVVGHVGKAQQASFLKNLERVVRTVQQQGFPSTNISAGIASFPEEAALEGDLLRLSDQRMYACKVARRQHRAATAPHRVN, from the coding sequence ATGCAGCCACCCTTTGACGCCTTCGCTCAGCCGCCCAATTCCCCGACGGTGGACGCCCTGATCCATGCTGCCTCGGCGCTGCTGCCCATCAACCCCAAGCGCGCGCTGGACATGGCCCAGGAAGCGCTGGCGTTGGCCTGCGATCTGGCTTATCAGGCGGGGCAAGCGCAGGCCCATTTGCTGTGCGGGCAAACCCTGCACCGCATGGCTGAGCTTCAGGAGGCCGAAGGTCACCTCAACAGAGCCGTCACGTTGTTCACTGACCTCGGCGACACGGCGAAGCAGGCCCAGGCGCTGCTGGCCAGCGGCATGGTGCTGCGTGAACTCGGCGAGCCGGGTCAGGCCGGAGAAGCACTGACGCGGGCACTCAGCCTGAGTGAGCGAATGAAGGACCGCTCCATGCACGCCTCGGTCCTCAACCAGCAGGCCGCGCTCTCGCAAACCAGCGGCAATGCGAAGCTGGCCCTGGAGCAACTCGGCGGCGCACTCGAAATCCGCCGCCAGCTGGCCGACAACCTTGGCGCGGCGCAGTGTCTGAACAACATCGGGCAGGTTCACCTGAGCCGCCACGAACTGCCCACGGCCCTCCAGACGCTGACCGAGGCCTACGAGCTGCTCAAGACGGTCGATGACCCCAGCACCAGCGCCCACTGCCTGGTGAATATCGGCTTCGTTTACGAGGAAATGGGCGATCACCAGCTCAGCTACGACTACCACGCCAGGGCCCTCGAACTGGCGCGCGGACACGGCAACCACACCCTGGAGCTGTATTGCCTCAATAACCTCGCTGAAGCAGTCAGCAGCTTAAAGCGCCATCAGGAAGCCTGGGAGCTGTTTACCCAGGCACTGAGCATGTCTGAGCGCATCGGCATGCGCTACCTCAGTGGCTGCGCCCACCACGGTCTGGGCCGGGCGGCCACGGCCCTAGAGCGTCCTGGCGACGCTGTCACGCACCACCAGCAGGCACTGGACATCGCCGCTGAACTCGGTGAGGCCCAGAGCGAGATCGACGCCCTGCTGGGCCTGGGAGAAGCGTACCTGGCGCTGGAGCAGCCCATCAGGGCGCAAGAAGCCCTAGGGCGCGCCCTGCCCCTGGCGATAGATGCGGTGGCCCACAAGCAGGTGGCGCGCATCCGGGCGCTGCTGGCCCACAGCGCTCAGGCGGCGGGCGACTTTACGGGCGCACTGGATCACCTGTGGGCGCTGCGCGAACTCGAACAGTACCTGTTCAACGACGAGCGCGAACGCCACACCCGGCAACTCACTGTGCAGTTTGATGTGGAGCGTGCCCACCACGAAACGGCGGTGTCGAACCTGAAAACTGGGATCGCCCAGCAGGCCTATCAGGCGGCTGAACTCAAGGTCAGCGAGCAGACCCGGCGCTTGGCCCAGACACAAGTCGAGGTGGCGATCAGGCTGGCCAACGCCGCCGAGTACCGCGACGATGTGACCGGCGAACACACCCTGCGGGTCGGTCACGTTTCGGCGTTGCTGGCCCAGCAGCTGAATTTTCCTGCCGAAGACGTCGCGCTGCTGAGGGTAGCGGCGCGGCTGCACGACGTGGGGAAGATCGGCATTTCCGATTTGATTTTGCAAAAGCCCGCCAAGCTCACCGAAGAGGAATTCGAGACGATGAAGCGCCACACGACCATCGGCGGCCAGATTCTGGCGGGCGGCGTGTCGCCCCTTCTGCAAATGGCCGAGCAGATCGCTCTGGGCCACCATGAGCAGTGGAGTGGGCGTGGCTATCCCCAGGGCCTGAGCGGCGAGGCGATTGCCCCGGTGGCCCGCATCGTCGCCGTGGCTGACGTGTACGACGCGCTGCTCAACCCCCGCCCCTACAAATGCGCCTGGGAACTTGGCGAGGTGCTCGGCGAAATTCGCCAGCAACGCGGGCGGCACTTTCAGCCGGAAATTGTCGATGCCCTGCTGGCGCTGCACGCTTCAGGCGAGTTGCCGCTACGCACCCTGCGGCACGACGACACGCCGCTGCAAGATATCCTGATCAAAAGGAGTGCGGTGGAAACGCAGCCGGGCCAGGCTCCACTGCCAAGGAGCCGTGACGGTGCCGGGCACCTGCTGGAGCTGGAACATAAGTATCAGCAGGCCTGTCAGACCATCGACACCCTGAAGGTCGCGGCCTTTACCGACGCCCTGACGGGGCTGGCCAATCGCCGCGCCTTCGAGGACGAACTCCAGACTGAAATTCTGCACGCGGTCCGCCACCAGCACCCGCTGAGCGTGGTATCGATGGATGTCGACGGCCTCAAGGGGGTCAACGACCTCGAGGGCCATGACCGGGGAGATACGCTGCTGCGGCAGGTGGCGCTGGCGCTGCGCACCCACATCGGCTCGGTGGGCCGACTCTACCGCATCGGCGGCGACGAATTTGCCGTGGTGGTCGGCCACGTCGGTAAAGCGCAGCAAGCCAGCTTCCTCAAAAACTTGGAGCGGGTGGTTCGCACTGTTCAGCAGCAGGGGTTTCCTTCCACCAACATCAGCGCGGGCATCGCTTCGTTTCCGGAAGAAGCGGCCCTCGAAGGTGACCTGCTGCGCCTGAGTGATCAGCGGATGTACGCCTGCAAAGTCGCCCGCCGCCAGCACCGAGCAGCCACGGCTCCCCACCGCGTCAACTGA
- a CDS encoding S8 family peptidase: MHILQKVFWAGLGLSTMLLLGGCGQSGVQGLSKAQAVRYEYNTSVSITASDTQAAVEQRYGATAVVWRPDAGFAVLGLHHRPQGGQLQVQDLNGAALTYVDNQNVFGASGTSSAWSGKAVQLDSAGRAYVWSGGRAYVWSGGRARVWSGGSGTVGGIPENSATWGRIGLPAAWAAAPNLGEGVTVAVIDTGIDLQHEMFQGALVGSQDQWDFVGNDAVPQEEGSFSDEGFGHGTNVASIVLQIAPHARIMPLRVLAPDGSGDETAVAQAIDFAVSHGANVINLSLGSITKSDTIKKMINYAASKGVAVISSSGNTGDDRVTYPARDASGNFMVGVGSVNSKDLKSDFSTYGDKVGVMAPGEMVWGPVPGNLFSYWSGTSMASPMVAGSLALALGQPLANKIKPENLVGLILKTASDIKNLNGSYGAKVKLRLNVGSFIQAATQPSSSK, encoded by the coding sequence ATGCATATCTTACAAAAAGTCTTTTGGGCGGGCCTGGGTCTGAGCACCATGCTGCTGCTGGGCGGCTGTGGTCAGTCAGGGGTCCAGGGGCTGAGCAAGGCGCAGGCGGTCAGGTACGAGTACAACACGTCCGTGTCGATTACCGCCAGCGACACGCAGGCCGCCGTCGAGCAGCGCTACGGTGCTACAGCGGTGGTCTGGCGACCCGACGCTGGATTTGCGGTGCTGGGCCTGCATCACAGGCCCCAAGGTGGGCAGCTTCAGGTACAAGATCTGAATGGAGCGGCACTCACGTATGTGGACAATCAGAACGTCTTTGGGGCCAGCGGCACGTCGAGCGCCTGGTCCGGGAAGGCGGTGCAACTCGACAGTGCGGGCCGGGCCTACGTCTGGAGCGGGGGCCGTGCCTACGTTTGGAGTGGAGGGCGTGCCCGTGTCTGGAGCGGTGGCAGCGGCACCGTGGGCGGTATTCCCGAAAACAGTGCAACTTGGGGCCGGATCGGTTTGCCCGCCGCCTGGGCCGCCGCGCCCAACCTGGGTGAGGGCGTGACGGTGGCGGTCATCGACACCGGTATCGACCTCCAGCACGAGATGTTCCAGGGTGCGCTGGTCGGTTCCCAGGACCAGTGGGATTTCGTCGGCAACGACGCAGTGCCGCAGGAAGAGGGCAGCTTCTCGGACGAAGGGTTCGGCCACGGCACCAATGTGGCGAGCATCGTCTTGCAGATCGCGCCGCACGCCAGGATCATGCCGCTGCGGGTGCTGGCCCCGGACGGCAGCGGCGACGAAACAGCGGTGGCGCAGGCCATCGACTTTGCTGTGTCTCACGGCGCAAACGTCATCAACCTGTCGCTCGGTTCCATCACCAAGTCGGACACGATCAAGAAGATGATCAATTACGCCGCCAGCAAAGGCGTCGCGGTCATCTCTTCGTCCGGCAACACCGGCGACGACCGCGTGACCTACCCGGCGCGGGACGCCAGCGGCAATTTCATGGTGGGCGTCGGCAGCGTCAATTCCAAAGACCTGAAGTCGGACTTTTCCACCTACGGCGATAAGGTCGGTGTGATGGCCCCCGGCGAGATGGTCTGGGGTCCGGTGCCGGGCAACCTCTTCTCATACTGGAGCGGCACCTCGATGGCCTCGCCGATGGTGGCGGGCAGCTTGGCGCTGGCGCTGGGCCAGCCACTCGCCAACAAAATCAAGCCGGAAAACCTGGTCGGCCTGATCCTCAAAACCGCCAGTGATATCAAGAACCTGAACGGAAGTTACGGCGCGAAGGTCAAATTGCGCTTGAACGTCGGCAGCTTCATTCAGGCAGCCACGCAACCCTCTTCGTCCAAGTAG
- a CDS encoding 5-formyltetrahydrofolate cyclo-ligase, protein MNRPPMTASKAEWRTWARAQRAELPDVSAQLCAQLQTFLQARGAAVVLAYRALPGEVDVSALSADFTLLAPRAHFRPTPRLTLHAWESATELSRFGALEPPLGTPEVGREAVDAVLLPGLAFDTAGVRLGYGGGFYDRLLADWLVCTVGVVANALLMPALPREAHDLPVQWLASETGVRRSQQA, encoded by the coding sequence GTGAACAGACCGCCGATGACCGCCTCCAAAGCGGAGTGGCGCACCTGGGCCAGGGCGCAGCGCGCCGAATTGCCCGACGTTTCGGCGCAGCTCTGCGCGCAGCTGCAAACTTTCCTGCAGGCGCGTGGTGCGGCAGTGGTACTGGCTTACCGGGCGCTGCCGGGCGAAGTCGATGTGTCGGCCCTGAGTGCTGACTTCACCCTGCTTGCCCCGCGCGCCCACTTCCGGCCCACGCCGCGCCTGACCCTGCACGCCTGGGAGAGCGCCACCGAGTTGAGCCGGTTTGGGGCGCTGGAGCCGCCGCTGGGCACCCCGGAAGTCGGGCGGGAGGCGGTGGACGCTGTGCTGCTGCCGGGCCTGGCCTTCGACACGGCAGGCGTGCGCCTGGGCTACGGCGGGGGCTTTTATGACCGGCTGCTGGCCGACTGGCTGGTCTGCACGGTGGGTGTGGTGGCCAATGCGTTGCTGATGCCTGCTCTGCCGCGCGAGGCCCACGATTTGCCGGTGCAGTGGCTGGCGAGTGAGACGGGGGTGCGCCGCTCCCAGCAGGCTTGA
- a CDS encoding DUF421 domain-containing protein, which produces MGDAPPLFYLEIAFRTLVVFIWLIVLLRATGRRSLAQLSAIEFAIVIALGSAVGDPMFYPEVPLLHAMLVMALVVGLQHGMALLIRRSERMETLIEGRPSELVHGGRLRLSELEHAKLSREDVCETLRNQSVRQLGEVQRAYFEQNGQLSLFTYPSGKAPPGLPIVPPWDLEPPSIVPPGTIHNAPLACLSCGALAAGGVVPGRCSDCDQSLGFTPAVSDPLGQK; this is translated from the coding sequence GTGGGCGACGCGCCGCCACTGTTTTATCTGGAGATCGCTTTCCGGACGCTGGTGGTGTTCATCTGGCTGATCGTGCTGCTGCGGGCCACCGGGCGGCGCAGTCTGGCGCAACTCAGCGCCATCGAGTTTGCCATCGTCATCGCGCTCGGCTCGGCGGTGGGCGACCCGATGTTCTACCCCGAGGTGCCGCTCCTGCACGCCATGCTGGTAATGGCCCTGGTGGTGGGCCTTCAACACGGTATGGCGCTTCTGATTCGCCGCAGCGAGCGGATGGAAACCCTGATCGAAGGACGGCCCAGCGAACTGGTGCACGGCGGCCGCCTGCGCCTTTCCGAACTCGAACACGCCAAACTCAGTCGCGAAGACGTGTGCGAGACACTCAGGAACCAAAGCGTCCGGCAACTCGGCGAAGTGCAGCGGGCCTACTTCGAGCAAAACGGCCAGCTCAGCCTGTTCACGTACCCGTCCGGCAAAGCGCCGCCAGGCCTACCGATTGTGCCGCCCTGGGATCTGGAACCGCCCAGCATCGTCCCGCCCGGCACGATTCACAACGCTCCACTGGCTTGCCTGAGTTGCGGCGCGCTGGCTGCGGGCGGAGTGGTGCCGGGACGCTGCTCAGACTGCGACCAGTCGCTGGGCTTCACCCCTGCCGTCAGTGATCCGCTGGGCCAGAAGTAG
- a CDS encoding S1C family serine protease: MSPERSDSGMARLGARVWLGPVLALSSVAAAQGAAPQLSAPPTSPLPRLAAPPAGVDAAPKPLTQSEQKSLGSIFTKSRPGSLRLEQCPVTGSCEPPDGEPDGLGSAFVIESGANGTLALTAYHVVFGAKKLVAVTLDKTRYPVTVLGYDDGHDVALLRINVPTGRTLPVLPLAAAMPKVGQSALAIGNGGGDFLVSKTGRLTALNVAASRADFPPGTLELTAPLVPGDSGGPILNAQGEVMGIVSYISAMPTPFGIATRSSYAVPVTRNAPILAQLRGGLKVDAPVIGLLSFGDIADEYFGPLGLGSLPGAVFTSVTKGSPADQAGLRPLKPLKTDQNGTPTRLSGDVITAINGLRIHNFDELLSAVRARRVGDVIKLSVVRDGKPIPDLSLKLGPRTLTAGEQP, from the coding sequence ATGTCGCCCGAACGATCTGATTCCGGTATGGCCCGGCTGGGAGCCAGGGTATGGCTCGGGCCCGTGCTGGCTCTCTCTTCTGTCGCCGCCGCGCAGGGCGCAGCCCCCCAGCTCAGCGCGCCGCCGACCTCGCCACTGCCCCGCCTGGCCGCCCCACCTGCCGGGGTCGACGCCGCGCCCAAGCCGCTGACCCAGAGCGAGCAAAAGAGCCTGGGCAGCATCTTCACCAAGTCCCGGCCCGGCAGCCTGCGTCTGGAGCAGTGTCCTGTCACCGGAAGCTGCGAGCCGCCCGATGGCGAGCCCGATGGCCTGGGCAGCGCCTTCGTCATCGAGTCGGGGGCGAATGGCACACTGGCACTGACGGCTTACCATGTGGTGTTCGGGGCCAAGAAGCTGGTCGCCGTGACACTTGACAAGACCCGCTACCCGGTAACGGTGCTGGGCTATGACGACGGGCACGACGTGGCCCTGCTCAGGATCAACGTTCCGACGGGGCGCACCCTGCCGGTGCTGCCGCTGGCTGCCGCCATGCCCAAGGTGGGCCAGAGTGCTTTGGCCATCGGCAACGGGGGCGGCGACTTTCTGGTTTCAAAAACTGGGCGGCTGACGGCGCTGAACGTGGCGGCCAGCCGTGCTGACTTCCCGCCAGGCACGCTCGAACTCACTGCGCCGCTGGTGCCGGGCGACAGCGGCGGCCCGATACTCAACGCGCAGGGCGAGGTGATGGGCATCGTGAGTTACATCAGCGCCATGCCCACGCCGTTCGGCATCGCCACCCGCTCCTCGTATGCCGTGCCGGTGACCAGAAACGCGCCGATTCTGGCCCAGCTCCGGGGCGGCCTCAAGGTGGACGCGCCAGTCATTGGCCTGCTCTCGTTCGGTGACATCGCCGATGAATATTTCGGGCCGCTGGGCCTGGGCAGCCTGCCCGGCGCGGTGTTCACCTCGGTCACCAAGGGCAGCCCCGCCGATCAGGCCGGACTGAGGCCGCTTAAGCCGCTTAAGACTGACCAGAACGGTACCCCCACCCGGCTCAGCGGCGACGTGATCACCGCCATCAACGGCCTGCGGATTCACAATTTCGACGAACTGCTCAGCGCGGTGCGGGCGCGGCGGGTGGGCGACGTAATCAAGCTCAGCGTGGTGCGCGACGGCAAACCGATTCCCGATCTGAGCCTCAAGCTGGGGCCGCGCACCCTCACGGCAGGTGAGCAGCCCTAA
- a CDS encoding gamma-glutamylcyclotransferase family protein: MSQPDAPVTDASSESTGSEPSREPTSVFVYGTLMPGERWEAVARRGGTYHAQIAQLGGVVLADLRPEGYPALFTDAQASAVVHGWLYTYDAASWPLALPFLDDLEGLHLSPPLYERALVTVQTAGGPARSWVYLYARTDRRHAPGFVPVISGRWADVPERHLEGPRQTWETPEDEDGGALS; encoded by the coding sequence ATGAGCCAGCCCGACGCCCCCGTGACCGATGCCAGCTCCGAATCCACCGGCTCCGAACCCAGCCGCGAACCCACCAGTGTCTTCGTCTACGGCACCCTGATGCCCGGCGAGCGCTGGGAAGCCGTCGCCCGCCGTGGCGGTACCTACCACGCGCAGATCGCCCAGCTCGGCGGCGTGGTGCTGGCCGATCTGCGGCCCGAGGGCTACCCGGCGCTGTTTACCGACGCGCAGGCCAGCGCCGTGGTTCACGGCTGGCTCTACACCTACGACGCCGCGAGCTGGCCGCTTGCCCTCCCTTTCCTCGACGACCTGGAGGGCCTGCACCTCTCACCGCCGCTGTACGAGCGCGCCTTGGTCACGGTGCAGACTGCTGGCGGCCCGGCCCGGAGCTGGGTGTACCTGTACGCCCGGACTGATCGCAGGCACGCGCCGGGCTTTGTTCCGGTGATCTCGGGCCGCTGGGCCGACGTGCCGGAGCGCCATCTTGAGGGCCCCCGGCAGACCTGGGAGACGCCGGAAGATGAAGACGGCGGCGCGCTTTCCTAG